One window of the Cumulibacter manganitolerans genome contains the following:
- the fgd gene encoding glucose-6-phosphate dehydrogenase (coenzyme-F420) translates to MGTKQLRLGYKASSEQFDPAQLLAYSVEAEQVGFDSVFISDHLQPWRHTGGHSPAALPFLGALGARTSRIVMGTSVLTPTFRYHPAVVAQAFATLGCLFPERVILGVGSGESLNEAPLGLQWPDGKERFARLKEALQLIEALWSDERVSFEGKYYTTENATIYDRPEHRVPLYVAASGPAATRLAGRVGDGFITTSGKPRELYTDTLLPALDEGARKAGRTVDDLDLMIEMKVSFDHDADRALGDTHYWGALALSSDEKTGVEDPIEMERLADALPVERTKSRWIVSTDPDEHVEKIMQYVEWGFGHLVFHAPGPDQSRFLKLYGEEVLPRLRAKGVA, encoded by the coding sequence ATGGGTACCAAGCAGCTCCGCCTCGGATACAAGGCGTCGTCCGAGCAGTTCGACCCCGCGCAGCTCCTGGCCTACTCGGTCGAGGCCGAGCAGGTCGGATTCGACTCGGTGTTCATCTCCGACCACCTCCAGCCGTGGCGGCACACCGGCGGCCACTCGCCGGCCGCGTTGCCGTTCCTGGGGGCGCTCGGCGCCCGCACGAGCCGCATCGTGATGGGCACCTCGGTGCTGACGCCGACGTTCCGGTACCACCCCGCCGTCGTCGCGCAGGCCTTCGCCACCCTCGGGTGCTTGTTCCCCGAGCGGGTCATCCTGGGCGTCGGCTCCGGCGAGTCCCTCAACGAGGCGCCGCTCGGGCTGCAGTGGCCCGACGGCAAGGAGCGCTTCGCCCGCCTGAAGGAGGCCCTGCAGCTGATCGAGGCCCTCTGGTCCGACGAGCGGGTGTCCTTCGAGGGCAAGTACTACACGACGGAGAACGCCACGATCTACGACCGGCCCGAGCACCGGGTGCCGCTGTACGTCGCGGCGTCCGGTCCGGCCGCGACCCGCCTCGCGGGCCGCGTGGGCGACGGCTTCATCACCACGTCCGGCAAGCCGCGCGAGCTGTACACCGACACCCTGCTGCCGGCCCTCGACGAGGGCGCGCGCAAGGCCGGGCGCACCGTCGACGACCTCGACCTGATGATCGAGATGAAGGTGTCCTTCGACCACGACGCCGACCGCGCGCTCGGCGACACGCACTACTGGGGCGCGCTGGCGCTCTCCAGCGACGAGAAGACCGGCGTCGAGGACCCCATCGAGATGGAGCGGCTCGCGGACGCGCTGCCGGTCGAGCGGACCAAGTCCCGGTGGATCGTCTCCACCGATCCCGACGAGCACGTCGAGAAGATCATGCAGTACGTCGAGTGGGGTTTCGGGCACCTGGTCTTCCACGCGCCGGGCCCGGACCAGTCCCGCTTCCTGAAGCTGTACGGCGAAGAGGTCCTGCCGCGGCTGCGCGCCAAGGGCGTCGCATGA
- the gdhA gene encoding NADP-specific glutamate dehydrogenase yields MANVADQLEGIYQKVIDRNPGEPEFHQAVREVVTSLAPVFARHPQYAEACVLERICEPERQIIFRVPWTDDQNRIHINRGFRVEFNSALGPYKGGLRFHPSVYLGIVKFLGFEQIFKNALTGMPIGGGKGGSDFDPKGRSDAEVMRFCQSFMTELYRHIGEYTDVPAGDIGVGGREIGYLFGQYKRITNRYESGVLTGKGLGWGGSLVRPEATGFGTVVFAEQMLGAIGRSFEGARVAISGSGNVAIYAAQKAQSLGATVVTMSDSNGYVVDEEGIDVDLLREIKEVRRGRISEYAEARRGASYSTSGSLWSVPVAVALPCATQNELDADAARALADNGCSVVAEGANMPCTPEAVKVFETAGVAFGPGKAANAGGVATSALEMQQNAARDNWTFAQTERRLEEIMVGIHETCARTAEEYGDPGNYVLGANIAGFIDVADAMLAHGVI; encoded by the coding sequence GTGGCGAACGTGGCGGACCAGCTCGAGGGGATCTACCAGAAGGTGATCGACCGCAACCCTGGTGAACCGGAGTTCCACCAGGCGGTTCGCGAGGTCGTCACCTCGCTGGCGCCGGTCTTCGCCCGTCACCCGCAGTACGCGGAGGCATGCGTCCTCGAGCGGATCTGCGAGCCGGAGCGCCAGATCATCTTCCGCGTGCCGTGGACCGACGACCAGAACCGCATCCACATCAACCGCGGCTTCCGGGTGGAGTTCAACTCCGCGCTCGGGCCGTACAAGGGCGGCCTGCGCTTCCACCCGTCGGTGTACCTCGGCATCGTCAAGTTCCTCGGCTTCGAGCAGATCTTCAAGAACGCGCTGACCGGCATGCCGATCGGCGGCGGCAAGGGCGGCTCGGACTTCGACCCGAAGGGCCGCTCGGACGCCGAGGTGATGCGGTTCTGCCAGTCGTTCATGACCGAGCTGTACCGGCACATCGGCGAGTACACCGACGTCCCGGCCGGTGACATCGGCGTCGGCGGCCGCGAGATCGGCTACCTGTTCGGGCAGTACAAGCGCATCACCAACCGCTACGAGTCCGGGGTCCTGACCGGCAAAGGCCTCGGCTGGGGCGGCTCGCTGGTGCGTCCCGAGGCCACCGGCTTCGGCACGGTCGTGTTCGCCGAGCAGATGCTCGGCGCGATCGGGCGGTCGTTCGAGGGCGCCCGTGTAGCGATCTCCGGCTCCGGCAACGTGGCGATCTACGCCGCCCAGAAGGCGCAGTCCCTGGGCGCCACGGTCGTGACGATGTCGGACTCGAACGGCTACGTGGTCGACGAGGAGGGCATCGACGTCGACCTGCTGCGCGAGATCAAGGAGGTCCGCCGCGGACGCATCAGCGAGTACGCCGAGGCGCGGCGCGGCGCGAGCTATTCGACCAGCGGCTCGCTGTGGTCGGTGCCGGTCGCGGTGGCGCTGCCGTGCGCGACCCAGAACGAGCTGGACGCCGACGCCGCCCGAGCGCTGGCCGACAACGGCTGCAGCGTCGTCGCCGAGGGCGCGAACATGCCGTGCACGCCGGAGGCCGTCAAGGTGTTCGAGACTGCCGGCGTCGCGTTCGGGCCGGGCAAGGCCGCCAACGCCGGCGGCGTGGCGACGTCCGCGCTGGAGATGCAGCAGAACGCGGCCCGCGACAACTGGACGTTCGCGCAGACCGAGCGCCGGCTCGAGGAGATCATGGTCGGCATCCACGAGACGTGCGCGCGCACGGCCGAGGAGTACGGCGATCCGGGCAACTACGTGCTCGGCGCCAACATCGCGGGCTTCATCGACGTCGCGGACGCGATGCTCGCGCACGGCGTCATCTAG
- a CDS encoding methylated-DNA--[protein]-cysteine S-methyltransferase, translating into MSRAHAVFSSPLGPLTAVLSEDGLCGLYMKLTKRPLSPAITGPRDDTVGREVAEQLGEYFRGERQVFDLPLDLHGTDFQRRVWALLLEIPYAGQSTYGAIAAALGEPRLVRAVGAANGSNPVSIVVPCHRVVGSSGALTGYAGGVERKRFLLDLEARVAGSTPTLF; encoded by the coding sequence ATGTCGCGAGCGCACGCCGTCTTCTCCTCGCCGCTCGGCCCGCTGACCGCGGTGCTCAGCGAGGACGGCCTGTGCGGGCTGTACATGAAGCTCACCAAGCGGCCGTTGAGCCCGGCCATCACCGGTCCTCGCGACGACACCGTCGGCCGCGAGGTGGCCGAGCAGCTAGGCGAGTACTTCCGCGGGGAGCGCCAGGTCTTCGACCTCCCGCTCGACCTGCACGGGACCGACTTCCAGCGGCGGGTCTGGGCCCTGCTGCTGGAGATCCCGTACGCCGGGCAGTCGACGTACGGCGCGATCGCCGCAGCGCTCGGCGAGCCCAGGCTGGTGCGTGCGGTCGGTGCGGCCAACGGCAGCAACCCCGTCAGCATCGTCGTGCCCTGCCACCGGGTGGTGGGCAGCAGCGGCGCGCTGACCGGCTACGCCGGGGGCGTCGAGCGCAAGCGCTTCCTGCTCGACCTGGAGGCGCGGGTGGCCGGCAGCACGCCGACGCTCTTCTGA
- a CDS encoding glycerol-3-phosphate dehydrogenase/oxidase — MTSPSPTAPAASRNWINAGTRAAALEGLEQTATQPLDVLVVGGGITGVGVALDAAARGLRVALVERRDLGSGTSGYSSKLAHGGLRYLAKGDVALARESATERHHLLTTIAPHLVRPSQTVIPLGDYLGRAEGLKMYAGLRLADLLRVSSRTPAALLPSPSRISAQELLLLAPALDRAGLRGGLTYWDGQIEDDVRLVVAVARTAAAHGAQIVTRCAATDVNARSATLTDTLTGDVRVVHADVVVNATGVWADRIAGGLQLTPSRGTHLVVRSSSLGDPRAILTVPVPGTVGRYVFAIPQPDGLTYVGLTDEPAPGEDPYAPQIPEADERFLLSTLGTALRTPLTADDVVGRFAGLRPLVSDGTGGASADLSRRHLLLDRPGQPITITGGKLTTYRKMAEDTVDAVLRRLGRQADCVTAELPLVGAADRGTLGRIAAPPRLVRRYGTEAPSVAALATDDPTLLEPVAAGSPVLGVEVVHAVLAEGALDVDDFLDRRVRAGFVPADREAIRWECTKIVERARAALRSGR; from the coding sequence CGGCGTCGCGCTGGACGCCGCCGCCCGGGGCCTGCGGGTGGCGCTGGTCGAGCGCCGCGACCTCGGCAGCGGCACCAGCGGGTACTCCTCGAAGCTGGCGCACGGGGGCCTGCGGTACCTCGCCAAGGGCGACGTCGCGCTGGCCCGCGAGTCGGCCACCGAGCGTCATCACCTGCTCACGACCATCGCGCCGCACCTCGTGCGGCCGTCCCAGACGGTGATCCCGCTGGGCGACTACCTCGGCCGTGCCGAGGGCCTGAAGATGTACGCCGGGCTGCGGCTGGCCGACCTGCTGCGCGTCTCCTCCCGCACCCCCGCCGCCCTGCTGCCGAGCCCCAGCCGGATCAGCGCCCAGGAGCTGCTCCTGCTGGCGCCCGCGCTCGACCGGGCCGGGCTGCGCGGCGGCCTGACCTACTGGGACGGGCAGATCGAGGACGACGTCCGGCTCGTCGTCGCGGTCGCCCGCACCGCCGCGGCGCACGGCGCCCAGATCGTCACGCGGTGCGCGGCGACCGACGTCAACGCCCGGTCGGCGACCCTCACCGACACGCTGACCGGCGACGTCCGGGTCGTGCACGCCGACGTGGTCGTCAACGCCACCGGGGTGTGGGCGGACCGGATCGCCGGCGGTCTGCAGCTCACGCCGAGCCGCGGCACCCACCTGGTCGTGCGCAGCTCGTCGCTGGGCGACCCCCGGGCGATCCTGACCGTCCCGGTCCCGGGCACCGTCGGGCGGTACGTCTTCGCGATACCGCAGCCCGACGGGCTGACCTACGTCGGGCTGACGGACGAGCCCGCGCCCGGCGAGGACCCCTACGCACCGCAGATCCCCGAGGCCGACGAGCGGTTCCTGCTGAGCACCCTCGGCACCGCGCTGCGCACGCCGCTCACCGCGGACGACGTGGTGGGGCGGTTCGCCGGCCTGCGTCCGCTGGTCTCCGACGGCACCGGCGGCGCGAGCGCCGACCTCTCGCGCCGGCACCTGCTGCTCGACCGGCCCGGTCAGCCGATCACGATCACCGGCGGCAAGCTCACTACGTACCGCAAGATGGCCGAGGACACCGTGGACGCCGTGCTGCGGCGCCTCGGCCGGCAGGCCGACTGCGTGACTGCCGAGCTGCCGCTGGTGGGCGCGGCAGACCGCGGCACGCTGGGGCGCATCGCCGCGCCGCCGCGGCTGGTACGCCGCTACGGCACCGAGGCACCGTCGGTGGCCGCGCTGGCCACCGACGACCCGACGCTGCTCGAGCCGGTGGCTGCCGGCTCCCCCGTCCTCGGCGTCGAGGTCGTGCACGCCGTCCTCGCCGAGGGCGCGCTGGACGTCGACGACTTCCTCGACCGCCGCGTACGGGCCGGTTTCGTGCCCGCGGATCGCGAGGCGATCCGCTGGGAGTGCACGAAGATCGTGGAACGCGCGCGGGCGGCGCTGCGCAGCGGGCGCTGA